In Zingiber officinale cultivar Zhangliang chromosome 1A, Zo_v1.1, whole genome shotgun sequence, a genomic segment contains:
- the LOC122038851 gene encoding squamosa promoter-binding-like protein 14 has protein sequence MSSGSIGPSGGCASEDDSLHGLMFGKKIYFEDGAGGGGGNKVPPARRARGVALGGGGQQQAPPPRCQVEGCEADLSGLKAYYCRHKVCGMHSKAPKVIVGGIEQRFCQQCSRFHQLTEFDQGKRSCRRRLAGHNERRRKPPTGPFTSRYGQFPRSFDEPGRFRSFLMDFSYPKNGRDICSGNLVTSNQWHQVVDAPSTGIAPMLEAHPYLQGSPGHQILLSSPELQPAGDCLAGALDGSCALSLLSSTTQPRGNNTSKSQVPSSSFNPFASNSYMANTWGFRDPGSRSHSSHETEPGTGNFSGELELALQGSRQYLDHNGYSHSDHMIHHRSL, from the exons ATGAGTTCCGGCTCGATCGGACCCTCCGGTGGCTGCGCCAGCGAGGACGACTCGCTTCACGGGCTCATGTTCGGTAAAAAGATCTACTTTGAGGACGGagctggcggcggcggcggcaataAGGTGCCGCCGGCGAGAAGGGCGAGGGGGGTGGCGCTGGGAGGGGGAGGGCAGCAGCAGGCGCCGCCGCCGAGGTGCCAAGTCGAGGGATGCGAGGCGGATCTGAGCGGGTTGAAGGCCTACTACTGCCGGCACAAGGTGTGCGGGATGCATTCCAAGGCGCCTAAGGTCATCGTCGGCGGCATCGAGCAGAGGTTCTGTCAGCAGTGCAGCAG GTTTCACCAGTTAACTGAGTTCGACCAAGGCAAACGCAGTTGCCGCAGACGTCTGGCAGGGCACAATGAACGCCGGAGGAAGCCGCCCACCGGCCCATTCACTTCGCGCTACGGCCAGTTTCCTCGATCCTTCGACG AACCCGGCAGATTCAGAAGCTTTCTAATGGACTTCAGTTACCCGAAGAATGGAAGAGATATTTGCTCTGGTAATCTGGTGACTAGCAACCAGTGGCACCAAGTGGTAGATGCTCCATCGACTGGGATTGCACCGATGCTCGAAGCCCATCCATACTTGCAAGGCTCTCCGGGCCACCAGATTCTATTATCTTCGCCGGAACTTCAACCGGCCGGTGACTGTCTTGCAGGAGCTTTGGACGGCAGCTGTGCTCTCTCTCTTCTGTCATCGACGACTCAGCCAAGGGGCAATAACACTAGCAAAAGCCAAGTTCCATCCAGCAGCTTCAATCCCTTTGCTTCCAACAGTTACATGGCCAACACCTGGGGCTTCAGGGATCCCGGAAGTCGGAGCCACTCCTCCCATGAAACTGAGCCCGGGACTGGAAATTTTTCAGGCGAGCTCGAGCTAGCACTGCAGGGAAGTCGGCAGTACCTCGATCATAACGGTTACAGTCACTCCGATCATATGATCCACCACCGGTCTTTGTAG